AATGGTGAATCATGTTTGAAAATCCTGCAAGAAGAAGTGCCTGATTTAATTTTACTTGATATCCAGATGCCGGGTATTGATGGAATTGAAACTTTAGAACAAATAAAACAGCAATATTCCCGTATTCCTATTATCATGATGTCAGCTCATGGGACAATAGATATCGCTGTTCGCTCGATGAAATTGGGTGCATACGATTTTATTACAAAACCATTTTCAGGGGATCGTCTCAATATCACAGTAAGGAACGCGCTTGAAAGCAATGAACTTCGGGGTGAAGTTGAACAGCTTCGAAGGGAATTACAAGAAAAATACCAGTTCAAACATATCATTGGTCAAAGCGGGGCGATTCAAAATGTATTTCGTTCCGTATCAAAAGTAATAGATAGTAGTGTGACTGTGTTACTTTATGGTGAAAGTGGATCAGGTAAGGAATTAATAGCGCGTGCAATTCATTATGAAGGACAAAAACGCAGAAACAAACCATTCATTGCCGTAAACTGTTCGGCTTTACCTGACTCTCTTTTGGAAAGTGAATTATTCGGTCATGAAAAAGGTTCTTTTACAGGAGCCAGCCAAAGAAGAATAGGAAAATTCGAACAAGCTGATGGAGGAACGGTTTTCTTAGATGAGGTCGGTGAAATGGCGCCGTCTACTCAAGTTAAAGTTTTACGTGTACTTCAAGAAAGGGAGTTTGAGCGGGTAGGTGGAAACGAACTCGTTAAAGTTGATATTAGGCTGATCTCTGCGACTAATAAGGATTTAGAAGAAGCGGTTCGTAAGAGCGAATTCAGGGAAGATTTATTTTATCGTTTAAGCGTTTTTCCTATTAAGCTGCCTCCATTGAGGGAACGTAAAGATGACATTCCACTTCTTATTCAATTTTTCATCGAGAAATATACCGTTCGTGAGGAAAAAACGGTTAACTCAATGTCCTCGGATGCTATTGAATTGATGATGGCATATCATTGGCCGGGAAATATCCGGGAGTTGGAAAATGCAATCGAACGGGCGATAGTTCTGGTCACAACTTCAGAAATCGTTGCAAACGATTTACCTGCGAATGTTCGGGTGATCGGTGAACGGCGCGTTGTTGATACCAGTAAAACCTTAAATTCCTGGATTGAAAATCTTGAGGAGGAAGCCCTACGCAAAGCGCTTTTAGAATGTGAAGGGAATGTTTCCTTGACTGCCAGGAAGTTGGGTATCGGTAGGGCAACAATATACAGAAAGGCAAAAAAATACGGCTTGACAATAATCCGGTAAAATAATTCCATCCATATTTATTAATTCCATTTAATACCCAAACATTTTTTTTAGATACTGTTATTACTAAATTGCTTGAAAGGTAGATTTGACTATATTACTTTAGTCAAATGTTGCAGCTAGTAATCGGTTTGTTAGTTTATCATAATATGATGCTGCCTGGTTTTTCTAATGAAAAATGGCAGATTGTTCGAAATGATTCAGTTCGGATTTACTATTCCGATGGTTATGAAAATATGGCAAAAAAGTTGTTAATTAAAAGCACTGAAATTTTGTCAGAATTTAGCCAGGTGCTTGGAATACCTTATGAAGGTGAAGTATTTGTGTTTCTGGTCTCGAATGAAGAAACCTGGAATGAGCTTACGAAAGATACAATTCCTAAGTGGAGTGGTGGAGTAACGAAATCCCAAAAGGGAATTACGTATCTTCGAATCTATAGAAACCCACAACAAATACTTCCGATTTTAAGACATGAATTAATGCATTTGATCTTAGGTAAAAATTTTAGGCCCAACATTATCCCAAGGTGGTTCGAAGAAGGATTAGCCACTTTGTGTTCTAATCAAGATAACTCTGGATTTAGTTTGGTTTTATCCATGGCGAATCTTTCCAACTCCCTTATTCCATTGGCCGAAATCGAGGATGTTTTGAATTTCAAAAAAGCGAAGGCTGATTTAGCTTATGCCCAAAGTTATGTTGGCGTAAAATTAATTGTTGATTCTATTGGATGGGAGGCAATTCGGAAAATATTGGGGAATGGACTACAATCAAAACAATGGGATGAAGCGTTCTATTCAGTCCTGGAAATGGATGAGGAAGCATACGAATTGTATTTTTTGGAGTTCATTGAAACCCATTATCGGTGGAACTTTTTGTATCAATCGGATTATGTTATATGGATTCTGATCCCAATTTCCGTTGTTTTCATTTACTTAATCATCAGGCTGAGAAATTTTAGAACTTATAAGAAATGGTCAGCCGAAGAAGAGCTAACAAAAAATAATTTAGAATTTGATGAATAAACATAGCCTTAAGCATCACATTGAATATTTTATACTCCGTACAATCTGTGGATGGATAAAATCAAAACCTTTACCAGATGCAATAAACAAATATAAAATTTTAGGAAAGATTTGGTCAGAATATTTAAAAATTAGAAAAAAAGAAACTCTGGATAATTTGCGACATGCATTTCTGGAACTAAGTGAGAAAGAGATTGAGAAATTAGGGGAAGCGGTTTTTTACCATTTTAGCCGTTTGGCTGTTGAGGTGGTTTTGTTATCAAATATGATTAAATATGGCTTTGACAATTTTATAGGCGAGAGCAATTGGGAAGTTCTGGAGAATGCCCACGCGGAAGGAAGAGGCGTTGTTTTTGTTTCAGGACACATAGGTAACTGGGAATTATTGGGAACAGCTATGACGATACGAGGTCTTCCTATCTGGACTTTGGTCGCAAATATCAAAAATCCGCTCGTTGATCAATTCGTTTATCGACATCGCGTCGATTCAGGAATGAAAATCATTAGAATTAAAGAATCACGACGAATGATACAAAAGGGAATAAAGCAGGGGGCAATTATAAGCTTTGTTTCCGATCAAGATGCTGGTAAGAATGGCATTTTCGTACCATTTTTAGGTAAGCCTGCCTCTACTCATACCGGGGCTGCGGTGTATGCACTTCGATATAAAGTCCCGTTAGTTTATGGCATGTCATATTTCAAAGATAAAAAGTATCATTTTCACTTTGAACGATTCGATGGAAATTCTCAATTAAAATTTTCCCGGGAGAATATTTACAAAATTACTGAATGGTATTCCAAAACGCTGGAGAACGATGTGCGAAAATATCCAGAACAGTATTTCTGGCTGCACAGAAGATGGAAAACCAGGCCAGAATCGGAGAGCTCCTCATGAAATATCTGTTCCTGAATTCTGCAAGAAGGTGGGGAGGGAATGAGCGCTGGACCGCATTAGCTGCCCAGGGACTTGCGGTGCGCAATGAAGTATTTTTTGCTTACCGGAAAATGGAAATTGGTTCCAGATTTGATGTGCCAAAATATCGATTGCCTTTTTGGAATGAGCTGGATATGCTATCAATCTCCAGGCTAATTTTCCTGATTAAGAAACATCATATAGATATCTTAATCCCAACCAAACGCAAAGATTATGTTCTGGCTGGTTTTGCAGCCAAAGCCATGGGAAAAAAGAATGTTCTACGTTTAGGAATAGAACGATCAATAAAAAACACTTGGACAAACCGTTTGGTATATAACTCCCTTTGTGACGGTATCATCGTCAATGCGGAGGTAATAAAAAACAGACTCGTACAAAGTGGATTTATCCCGCCGGAAAAAATTCGCATCATCTATAATGGTATCGATTTTCCGGCTCTTCAAGAAAAAGCCAAGCTTAAGAATGGCTTCATAAAACCCTACGATTTCACTATAGCTGCCATGGGTGAGCTATCCCGGCGAAAGAGAATGGATCTGCTTTTAAGAGCTTTTTCGGTCCTGAAAAAAAAGGATAAATCTAGTATTCCATGGGGAGCGCTGATTGTCGGTTCTGGTCGGGAAAAAGAAAAATTATCAAAATTAGCACTGGATTTGGAAATCAGCGACCAGGTTATCTTTACTGGCTTTTTGGATAATCCATATCCGTTAATCGATAAATGCGATGTTTTTGTTCATACTTCAAAGACTGAGGGGATACCTAATTCGATGCTTGAGGCGATGGCCTTAAAGAAGCCGATCATAACAACTGGATTTGGCGCAGCACAGGAGGTTGTCCGTAACGGTTCCAACGGCTATTTGTTGAAGCAGGGGAACGCTGAAGAATTAGCGGATCGCTTGATAAAATTGATTAACGATCAAAATACAAGACGGTCCATTGCAAAGGAAGGGTATCATTCTGTGAAACGAATGTTTTCTATGGAAAGGATGGTTGGAGAAATCGAAGATTTTTGCAGCCAGATCTAGGATAAGATTTCACAAATAAAAATATTGTTCATCAATTCGATTTACTGTAACGTTTGCAAGCCGATCCGAACGCAAAATCAATTCCGCTAATTTTCTTACTAACCAACGAGAAATTCAGTAGCTCGTCATAGGATTTGAAATGGGACGAAAGATTATTTAGCTATGCCCTTGCATGTAACAATATGGCCTTCCCGGGTTTAAATAAAGTCGTTACTATAACAATATATCAGATCTACCCTCCTTTCCAATAATCAGTTTCCGAGGGATATCATGTATGTTCCGGCACCCAGGCATCTCCAAAAAACACTTGCTTATTATATGAATTGTTCTAAATTAGTAGTCGATTTGAAATAAAATTAGGCATAAATTATTTAAATAATTGAAGCGACCTGTTAAGAGCTTCGAGGTTCTGAAACCTCAAATATCTGGGACGACTGTAAAAAAGTTTAGTTAGTTAGTATGAAAATCAGCGGCTTCTCCTTTGTCAGAAATGGGATTAAACTATACTATCCAGTCGTGGAATCGGTGAAATCGATCCTATCGATTGTGGATGAATTCGTCATTGCTATTGGTAAGGGTGATGAGGATGATAAGAGCCGTGAAAAGATAGCCGCAATTGGCGATCCCAAGATTAAAATAATCGATACGATCTGGGAGGAGAAATATTTTAAAAAAGGAGTAATCAACGCGATTCAAACCAATATTGCCAAACAGGCTTGTACTGGCGATTGGCTTTTTTATTTGCAGGCAGATGAAATCGTTCATGAAAAATATTTACCTATAATTCAAAAAAGATGTGAAGAATTGGTGGGTAACGAAATGATCGAAGGATTACTTTTTCGATATAAGCATTTCTGGGGTGATTATGAGCATTATCATGTCGGTCATGGTTGGTATCCTAATGAAATAAGAATTATTCGTAATCGACCTGATATCAATTCATGGCAAAGCGCCCAATCTTTTCGGAAATTCGATTACATCGATAATCCCCGCCAGGAAAACGGGCACCATAAACTGAAAGTGGCGAAAGTAGATGCTGAAATCTATCACTACGGATGGGTACGACTTCCACATTTGATGCAAAATAAGCGTAGAGCACTTGATTCGGTTCATTGGGGACTTAAACGAGCCCAAGAATATTATGAAACGGCAGCGAAAGAATTTGACTATGGTCCCTTGAACTTGCTTGCCTCTTTTAAGGGTACCCACCCGAAGGTAATGGAACAAATGATAGCTAAAATGAGCTGGAAGGATAAACTGCAGTATTCGGGAAAACCAGATCAATTTAGAGAACCGCATAAGCATGAAAGATTAAAGTATAGATTTTTATCCTTCATTCAAAAATATTTGACTGGAGGAAAGGAAATTGGGGGATTTAATAACTTTATCCTGGTGAAAGACATGTAATTTTTTTGGGAGCAATTTAGTCAATGAAGAAAATATCTAGAAACTGGAGAGCAAGGTTAATTGGAATTAAGGGGTCTGCCTTTTAGTCCCACCACTCCCATGTAATCCGCCTATGGCGGATTCCTGCTTCGCATGGCTAAAAAAATATAATTTTGAATTCAACCGAAAACATAACCATTTCAAATCCTTTATCCGTAGTTATTATTACAAAAAATGAAGAAAAGAATATCGAACGGTGCTTAAAATCAGTTCTCTGGTCAAATGAGATTGTTGTTGTGGATAATGGATCAACAGATGGAACAGCCGAAATCTGTCGTAAGTATAATTGCAGAATTATTGAATCAGAATGGCTTGGATTTGGACCGTTGAAACAATTAGCTGTTAATTCGGCGGTTCATGATTGGATATTTTCGATAGATTCCGATGAAGAAGTGAGTGAAACATTAAAAAACAGAATACAGAATATATTAAAAAGACCTCAATTAAATGGCTATCGAATTAAGATTGAATCGTTTTATTTAGGCAAACAAATTCGCTATTGTGGATGGGATCGGGATTATAAATTGAGATTTTTTAATCGCAACTATGGTAATTTTAACGATAATCTCGTCCATGAATCCGTGAGGATGCCTGGCCAAGTGGGAAGAATAGAAGAGCCACTGTTTCATTATACCTATCCCACGATTCACTCTCATATTGCGAAGATGGATCGTTATACAGAATTACGAGTAGATCAATTAGTGAGTAAAAGTGAATCGTCGTCGGTGATCATAGCAGCATTAAGAGGGATCGCTAAATTTTTTAAAATGTATCTTCTGCAGCGGGGTTTTTTAGACGGAAAGATTGGCTTTGTTCTTTGTACTATTTCAGCCTTTGGCATTTATTTAAAATATCTGAAACTATGGGAAAAGAATCGATAAGGGTTTTACATAT
The candidate division KSB1 bacterium genome window above contains:
- a CDS encoding sigma-54-dependent Fis family transcriptional regulator; the encoded protein is MIEVHLKKDKIYESMHASNGESCLKILQEEVPDLILLDIQMPGIDGIETLEQIKQQYSRIPIIMMSAHGTIDIAVRSMKLGAYDFITKPFSGDRLNITVRNALESNELRGEVEQLRRELQEKYQFKHIIGQSGAIQNVFRSVSKVIDSSVTVLLYGESGSGKELIARAIHYEGQKRRNKPFIAVNCSALPDSLLESELFGHEKGSFTGASQRRIGKFEQADGGTVFLDEVGEMAPSTQVKVLRVLQEREFERVGGNELVKVDIRLISATNKDLEEAVRKSEFREDLFYRLSVFPIKLPPLRERKDDIPLLIQFFIEKYTVREEKTVNSMSSDAIELMMAYHWPGNIRELENAIERAIVLVTTSEIVANDLPANVRVIGERRVVDTSKTLNSWIENLEEEALRKALLECEGNVSLTARKLGIGRATIYRKAKKYGLTIIR
- a CDS encoding lysophospholipid acyltransferase family protein, producing the protein MNKHSLKHHIEYFILRTICGWIKSKPLPDAINKYKILGKIWSEYLKIRKKETLDNLRHAFLELSEKEIEKLGEAVFYHFSRLAVEVVLLSNMIKYGFDNFIGESNWEVLENAHAEGRGVVFVSGHIGNWELLGTAMTIRGLPIWTLVANIKNPLVDQFVYRHRVDSGMKIIRIKESRRMIQKGIKQGAIISFVSDQDAGKNGIFVPFLGKPASTHTGAAVYALRYKVPLVYGMSYFKDKKYHFHFERFDGNSQLKFSRENIYKITEWYSKTLENDVRKYPEQYFWLHRRWKTRPESESSS
- a CDS encoding glycosyltransferase; the protein is MKYLFLNSARRWGGNERWTALAAQGLAVRNEVFFAYRKMEIGSRFDVPKYRLPFWNELDMLSISRLIFLIKKHHIDILIPTKRKDYVLAGFAAKAMGKKNVLRLGIERSIKNTWTNRLVYNSLCDGIIVNAEVIKNRLVQSGFIPPEKIRIIYNGIDFPALQEKAKLKNGFIKPYDFTIAAMGELSRRKRMDLLLRAFSVLKKKDKSSIPWGALIVGSGREKEKLSKLALDLEISDQVIFTGFLDNPYPLIDKCDVFVHTSKTEGIPNSMLEAMALKKPIITTGFGAAQEVVRNGSNGYLLKQGNAEELADRLIKLINDQNTRRSIAKEGYHSVKRMFSMERMVGEIEDFCSQI
- a CDS encoding glycosyltransferase family 2 protein, yielding MNSTENITISNPLSVVIITKNEEKNIERCLKSVLWSNEIVVVDNGSTDGTAEICRKYNCRIIESEWLGFGPLKQLAVNSAVHDWIFSIDSDEEVSETLKNRIQNILKRPQLNGYRIKIESFYLGKQIRYCGWDRDYKLRFFNRNYGNFNDNLVHESVRMPGQVGRIEEPLFHYTYPTIHSHIAKMDRYTELRVDQLVSKSESSSVIIAALRGIAKFFKMYLLQRGFLDGKIGFVLCTISAFGIYLKYLKLWEKNR